The following DNA comes from Nicotiana sylvestris chromosome 10, ASM39365v2, whole genome shotgun sequence.
ACCATAGGTTATTAGACTCTTTTTTCTAACTCACCAAAACTTTCGAGACTTAAATTTATGGGTTGCTAATTGGTTGACGGTATTGTCAACAGATATATATACTAATATCAAGTGAAGTGGGAAAGAGAAAAAGATGTCAAGATGTTTAAATTATCAATTGCTTTCACTTGCACTCTTACTGCTAATGACGGTTGATCCAAGTTCACAATCTCGATTAACGGAAGAAAATGGGGTGAAATCTGCTGTCTTTTTATCACCAAAGATTGTGCTGGAACCTGGATCAGTCTCTAACAAGTTTTACTACAACATCGACTTCCCAAAAGGCCACATTGCTATCAAAAATTTTGATGCTGAAGTAGTTGATGAGGCAGGGAATTCTGTACCCCTTCATGAGACATATCTTCATCACTGGGTTGTTGTAAGATATTATCAACGAAAAGGTGTGGAAGTGGCAAAGTACCACGGCAATCTGGGGTTCCACCAATCAGATTTTATTGTTAAGAGAAACTCAGGGATATGCAATGGGGGTCTTACTcaatattttggacttgggtcagAGACCCGAAAGACAATAACGTATGTTCCAGATCCTTATGGTATAGAGGTCGGCAATCCAGTTGAAGTACCTCCGGGATACGAGGAGGGATGGTTGCTCAATGTACATGCAATTGATACACGAGGTGCCGAAGATAGATTGGGATGCACTGAGTGCAGATGTGATCTTTATAACGTTACCAAAGACGAGTATGACCGAAATATAGAGCCAGATTATGTCGGAGGCTTGAGATGTTGCTATGATGAAACAAGATGCAAGGTGAAAGAAGGATTCCAAGGTGCAAGGAGAAGCCTGTACCTGAAGTATACGGTGAAGTATATTGATTGGGATCCCTCCATTGTGCCCGTCAAAATTTATATACTTGATGTCACTGATACATGGAAAAAGCAGGAAAAATCAACAGCGACCGTGTCAAGACATCACTGCAAGGTGTGAGCAATTTCCTGTGATGTGTTATTTTCTTTATCTGTATATATTTGTGGTACCACCGCCTTAAAGACCTCTTAGATAGATATAGATCAACTTTAAAACATCTGCACATCTAGAATAATTACAAAGGTTGTCTTAAATCTTAGTATTATACAATTCCTTAAGATCTAAAAAAGAACTAAGGATATGCTTCTTCAGCAAAGTTTTTATCTTGTAGAGAGCACTCCCGGTGTTCATTTGACCAACTTTTACTTGGATCTATCCCTTTTCAAAATGGAAAAATTTACCAATTCAAGAAATTGACCGTCGTCATATAACATGTGCATCATCCTGTATGCTGGATTATCACATGAATTAATGACAATTCAAATCAAATCATTTTTAGCTCTTTGCTACCTAAATATATCTAGCGAATAATCCAGGCAATTTCTTGATTCCAGATTGAATATTTAGTGGAGTCATGTTCTGCAGCTGAGGCAAATGCCGATTGTACTCATACAAAAAATATAAGTGTAACTTTTCCCAGTGGTGGAGATATCATCTATGGAGTTGCTCACCAACATACAGGAGGGACTGGGTCAGCCCTCCATGGAGAGGTACTCTGAGCTGAcatattttgtttttttggtcatgttctgcctacAATCTGGATTGTTCTATAAGCTTCTAATAGATTTTGGGACAATTCACTTACTGATCGAAACAAAGATTTCGTACAAAAAGCTTTCTTTTAATTATGCTAGGCTTATTTGGACTGCATCTTAACACAGGTTATATATGCCACCACTTGCAGGATCAGCTTGAGTGAATCCATCTAATCTCATGCTTTTAACCTTGGATAAACTAAAATGTGTTTGCATTTTTCATGTTTGTCATGCTTCAGAGGCTTATTTTGTTGATTCAAACTGTTATATTCCAGACTGTCAGAACTGTGTCATTGTTCAGTACCATCTTCAATTAGCTGCAAAAAGCTTTATATCTGTTATTATAGTGAATGGATCCTCCTGCCCTTTGAGACAATTAATGGATGTGTTTTGTTGTCTGTTGTAAATGAATATGAGTGGCCCCTTGATGAGCTGCATGACTATATAGGAAGTGAATGATAGTGGTTTCTTTTGAAATTTAATTGCTTGAATTTTTGGAGCGGACAGGTGTAAGGTTAGTACTTGTCAACCCTAGTAGGAACTTAGAAATATAACTTGTGAAAGTGTATGAGGCAATGGCCATTGAGTGCCTACCTAGTAAAGCAGCATCGCAGTTGATACGAGTATGTCCAACCATGCGTCCATCCTACTTCTTTGAATACATTATTGTGCGTCTTATTAACTGATTATTTGTCAAATGACCTCGCCGCTACAAAGCAGATTTTGTTATACTGATTTTATGGAGCATCCTATTGAAATTTTATCTTGATGTCTCTGTGATGTTTCAGTACTTTGCAGTAAACAGTGTGGTGTTTAagattttctttaatttctttttctgCTGAATTGGTCTAGGATGGACGTGCCATATGCTCATCTCTTCCAATCTACGGGGAAGGAAAGGAACCAGGAAATGAAGCTGGTTACATCGTTGGGATGTCCTCTTGTTATCCTAAACCTGGCTCTATCAAGATTTCGGAAGGGGAAACTGTAACTTTAATATCAAATTATAGCAGTGCTCAAAGGCATACAGGAGTGATGGGGCTGTTCTATCTCTTAGTTACTGAACCATCACCAACGCCTAACTCTTTCCTGCATTCTACAGATGGAGTAAGATCTTGACACCTTAAAATTTTTGTCGATCTAGAGTAGTGAATTTCCTATTTATGTCTAAACAAGATATTTtcaagcaagaaatataaaatcTATATGGTCAGCGGAGATATTCAATATGCTCGTAGGTGTTTGAGCTAATGATACTGACACTTCCATCAGTTGTTCCGTCACTCCATTTCCTTGCCATCTTTTTTGGTACTGTCCTATTTCATCAGAATTACTGAACTTGTTCTTTCCTCGTTACTGCAGACAGGTGAGATTGTAATATTGCACAATGCTGTTGGAGTCTTGGCAGTGTTTGGAATTGCAGTACTAGTTGGTGCTGCTGTAATTTATCAACGTCGAAATCAAAGAGAGGAGGAAGGCTACGAATCTGTATTAATGTGAGGTTCTCTCTGTCTGGTGACTCTGGTCCCTGGTGTAGTAC
Coding sequences within:
- the LOC104234287 gene encoding uncharacterized protein, which codes for MSRCLNYQLLSLALLLLMTVDPSSQSRLTEENGVKSAVFLSPKIVLEPGSVSNKFYYNIDFPKGHIAIKNFDAEVVDEAGNSVPLHETYLHHWVVVRYYQRKGVEVAKYHGNLGFHQSDFIVKRNSGICNGGLTQYFGLGSETRKTITYVPDPYGIEVGNPVEVPPGYEEGWLLNVHAIDTRGAEDRLGCTECRCDLYNVTKDEYDRNIEPDYVGGLRCCYDETRCKVKEGFQGARRSLYLKYTVKYIDWDPSIVPVKIYILDVTDTWKKQEKSTATVSRHHCKIEYLVESCSAAEANADCTHTKNISVTFPSGGDIIYGVAHQHTGGTGSALHGEDGRAICSSLPIYGEGKEPGNEAGYIVGMSSCYPKPGSIKISEGETVTLISNYSSAQRHTGVMGLFYLLVTEPSPTPNSFLHSTDGTGEIVILHNAVGVLAVFGIAVLVGAAVIYQRRNQREEEGYESVLM